The following are from one region of the Cloacibacterium normanense genome:
- a CDS encoding homoserine O-acetyltransferase family protein, producing MYKFSLGNFISESNQLLENVEIAYHIFGELAPEKKVIWVCHALTANSDAQDWWPNFIGENLTLETEKYTIVCANILGSCYGTSFQKQEKLPLITIRDMVKLHQELAKFLQISEIELLLGGSLGGMQCLEWAIAEPDFIKKLFVIATNAKHSAWGIAFNEAQRMALELGKNGIDAARAIAMLSYRNYATFEATQTDEEEKLENYKAASYQRHQGEKLRKRFSKESYFMLSKAMDSHHLGRGRNSVENALSQITAETLVIGIDSDILFPVSEQKFIAGHIKNAKLEVISSLYGHDGFLIETEKISTLLKKHFNL from the coding sequence ATGTATAAATTCTCCTTAGGTAATTTTATTTCAGAATCTAATCAATTATTAGAAAACGTAGAAATTGCTTATCATATTTTTGGGGAACTAGCCCCAGAAAAAAAAGTGATTTGGGTTTGTCATGCCTTAACTGCAAATTCAGATGCGCAAGATTGGTGGCCTAACTTTATTGGCGAAAATTTAACCTTAGAAACCGAAAAATATACCATAGTTTGTGCCAATATTTTAGGTTCTTGCTACGGAACGAGTTTCCAAAAACAAGAAAAACTTCCATTAATCACCATTCGTGATATGGTAAAACTTCACCAAGAATTAGCCAAATTTTTACAAATTTCTGAAATAGAATTGCTTTTAGGAGGTTCTCTCGGCGGAATGCAATGTTTAGAGTGGGCGATTGCAGAACCAGATTTTATTAAAAAATTATTTGTAATTGCTACCAATGCAAAGCATTCTGCATGGGGAATTGCTTTTAACGAAGCACAAAGAATGGCGCTGGAATTAGGCAAAAACGGAATAGATGCAGCTAGAGCTATCGCCATGCTTTCGTACAGAAACTATGCTACTTTTGAAGCGACTCAAACTGATGAAGAAGAAAAATTAGAAAATTATAAAGCGGCTTCTTATCAAAGACATCAAGGCGAAAAACTCAGAAAAAGATTTTCTAAAGAAAGTTATTTCATGCTTTCTAAAGCCATGGATTCTCACCACTTAGGAAGAGGCAGAAATTCAGTGGAAAATGCTTTGAGCCAAATTACAGCAGAAACTTTGGTGATTGGGATAGATAGCGATATTCTTTTCCCTGTTTCAGAGCAAAAATTTATAGCGGGACATATAAAAAACGCTAAGTTGGAAGTGATTTCTTCATTGTATGGTCATGATGGATTTTTAATCGAAACCGAGAAAATTTCAACATTGCTTAAAAAGCATTTCAACTTATAA